The following coding sequences are from one Triticum dicoccoides isolate Atlit2015 ecotype Zavitan chromosome 4A, WEW_v2.0, whole genome shotgun sequence window:
- the LOC119290055 gene encoding rust resistance kinase Lr10-like: MPGAYSSSMIIIHALLLLVLIPLAAAQPWTNCGRGQGNYSAGSTYETNLLDLLGTLRHNASSSPTLFAKGSLGAAPDTAWALILCRGDVSARMCYECVTWAGHEAATACNRSRDVALCYDQCYVRLADHNFFDPNGNSGVVSSVSALGITNGDVVGYDWAVTDLFSSTVEYAVDNSSSMFAMGYSAGTEPGFHAIYSAAQCAADLSRPQCRNCLQGLMGMWRTTFLRNTRGARLAGPRCTLRSELFQFFNDRDSRFPSNTGSSGPVAVGPAAGTRGTRRAVTKIMIIVLTSSVATLLFSCIYVLIWHRKGRRLWLLLCKKTSGNNENNYEAMIASYGSLAPKRYTYSEVMKITSSRSNELGKGGYGVVFKGTLLDGRLVAVKFLHECKGNGGEFVNEVMSIGRTSHVNVVSLFEFCLEGSKRALIYEYMSNNSLDKFIYSEDPKEILGWDKLYVIAIGIARGLEYLHHSCNTCIVHFDIKPQNILLDKDFSPKIADFGLAKLCHTKESKVSMTGARGTIGFIAPEVHSRTFGVVSTKSDVYSYGMMLLEMVGGRGNVKSFVAKSSEKYFPDWIYDHFAQDEGLQACAITSETAEVARKMTLVGLWCIQVLPIYHPTITRVLEMFERSLDELDMPPKQNFGELVEISAHSMDVQSASSTSTRSERTSPVTSKTLQRLPTL, translated from the exons ATGCCCGGCGCCTACTCTTCCTccatgattattattcatgctctCCTGCTCCTCGTGCTAATTCCGCTCGCCGCAGCACAGCCGTGGACCAACTGCGGCAGAGGCCAAGGCAACTACTCGGCAGGCAGCACATACGAGACCAATCTTCTAGACCTCCTCGGCACCCTCCGCCATAACGCCTCCTCGTCGCCGACCCTATTCGCCAAAGGATCCCTCGGTGCCGCGCCGGACACTGCCTGGGCCCTGATTCTCTGCCGAGGCGACGTCAGCGCCAGGATGTGCTACGAGTGCGTCACCTGGGCTGGTCACGAGGCGGCCACAGCCTGCAACCGCAGCAGGGACGTGGCCCTCTGCTACGACCAGTGCTACGTCCGCCTAGCCGACCACAACTTCTTCGACCCCAACGGCAACTCCGGCGTGGTATCGTCCGTGAGCGCTCTAGGTATCACCAACGGGGACGTCGTCGGCTACGACTGGGCCGTCACCGACCTGTTCAGCTCCACGGTGGAGTATGCGGTGGACAACTCCTCCAGTATGTTCGCCATGGGGTATTCGGCAGGGACCGAGCCGGGGTTCCACGCGATCTACTCGGCGGCGCAGTGCGCGGCGGACCTGTCGCGGCCGCAGTGCCGAAACTGCCTACAAGGCCTCATGGGCATGTGGCGGACCACGTTCCTGCGGAACACGCGGGGCGCGAGGCTGGCTGGTCCGCGCTGCACCTTGAGGTCCGAACTATTCCAGTTCTTCAATGACAGAGATTCCAGGTTCCCGTCCAACACCGGATCCTCCGGGCCCGTGGCCGTCGGACCAGCAGCTGGTACGAGAG GTACCAGGAGGGCCGTCACAAAGATTATGATAATAG TTTTGACATCATCAGTTGCGACCTTGCTATTCTCGTGTATTTATGTGCTGATATGGCATAGAAAAGGAAGAAGACTATGGCTTCTCCTTTGCAAGAAGACTAGCGGAAACAATGAAAATAATTACGAGGCCATGATTGCATCGTATGGATCCCTAGCTCCAAAACGATACACGTACTCAGAGGTAATGAAGATAACATCCTCTCGCAGCAATGAGCTTGGAAAAGGTGGTTATGGTGTGGTTTTCAAAGGAACCCTACTTGATGGCCGTCTAGTAGCAGTGAAATTCTTGCATGAATGCAAAGGAAACGGGGGCGAGTTTGTGAATGAGGTTATGAGCATTGGCAGGACTTCTCATGTAAATGTTGTTAGCTTGTTTGAGTTCTGTTTGGAGGGATCAAAACGAGCTCTTATATATGAGTACATGTCCAACAATTCCTTGGATAAGTTCATTTACTCAGAGGACCCCAAGGAAATTTTAGGATGGGATAAGCTCTATGTAATAGCAATTGGGATTGCTCGTGGCCTCGAATACTTGCACCATAGTTGTAATACATGCATCGTACATTTCGACATCAAGCCACAAAATATCCTTCTAGACAAGGATTTTAGCCCCAAAATTGCTGATTTTGGTCTAGCTAAATTGTGTCATACAAAAGAAAGCAAGGTTTCGATGACCGGTGCTAGAGGAACAATTGGATTCATCGCTCCAGAAGTTCACTCTCGAACCTTCGGAGTGGTTTCAACCAAGTCAGATGTttatagttatggaatgatgctgtTGGAGATGGTCGGAGGAAGGGGAAACGTAAAATCATTTGTTGCAAAGTCCAGCGAAAAGTATTTCCCAGATTGGATTTATGACCATTTTGCTCAGGACGAAGGTTTGCAAGCATGTGCTATAACAAGTGAAACTGCAGAGGTAGCAAGAAAAATGACCTTAGTGGGATTGTGGTGCATACAAGTGTTACCTATATATCACCCTACTATAACAAGAGTTCTTGAAATGTTCGAGAGAAGCTTAGATGAGCTGGACATGCCACCAAAGCAAAACTTCGGTGAACTAGT TGAAATTTCAGCTCATAGTATGGATGTACAAAGTGCAAGCTCCACCAGTACAAGATCCGAGAGGACAAGCCCTGTGACTTCAAAAACCCTGCAACGGCTGCCAACTCTTTGA